The following coding sequences are from one Mugil cephalus isolate CIBA_MC_2020 chromosome 9, CIBA_Mcephalus_1.1, whole genome shotgun sequence window:
- the LOC125013515 gene encoding ribonucleoside-diphosphate reductase large subunit has translation MHVVKRDGRQERVMFDKITSRIQKLCYGLNSEFVDPAQITMKVIQGLYSGVTTVELDTLAAEIAATLTTKHPDYAILAARIAVSNLHKETKKVFSEVMEDLYNYVNPLNRRHSPMISKETLDIVLEHKDRLNSAIIFDRDFSYNFFGFKTLERSYLLKINGKVAERPQHMLMRVSVGIHGTDIDAAIETYNLLSEKWFTHASPTLFNAGTNRPQLSSCFLLAMKDDSIEGIYDTLKQCALISKSAGGIGVAVSCIRSTGSYIAGTNGNSNGLVPMLRVYNNTARYVDQGGNKRPGAFAMYLEPWHFDVFDFLELKKNTGKEEQRARDLFYGMWIPDLFMKRVESNGDWSLMCPNECPGLHECWGEEFEKLYTKYEKEGRVKRVVKAQQVWYAIIESQTETGTPYMLYKDACNRKSNQQNLGTIKCSNLCTEIVEYTSDDEVAVCNLASIALNMYVTPDRTYDFKKLAQVTKVIVKNLNKIIDINYYPVPEAENSNKRHRPIGIGVQGLADAFILMRHPFESPEAQLLNTHIFETIYYAALEASCELAAELGPYETYEGSPVSKGVLQYDMWEKTPTDLWDWKLLKEKIAKHGVRNSLLLAPMPTASTAQILGNNESIEPYTSNIYTRRVLSGEFQIVNPHLLKDLTERGLWNEEMKNQLIAHNGSVQEIAGIPDDVKQLYKTVWEISQKTILKMAADRGAYIDQSQSLNIHIAEPNYGKLTSMHFYGWKQGLKTGMYYLRTKPAANPIQFTLNKEKLKEAQPVNGSDTEVKERNTAAMVCSLQNRDDCVMCGS, from the exons ATGCATGTAGTCAAGAGAG atGGACGCCAGGAGCGCGTCATGTTCGACAAAATCACCTCTCGCATCCAGAAGCTTTGCTACGGACTGAACTCTGAATTCGTGGATCCGGCCCAGATCACCATGAAGGTGATCCAGGGTCTGTACAGCGGAGTCACCACCGTGGAGCTCGACACGCTCGCCGCCGAGATCGCTGCCACCCTCACGACCAAACACCCCGACTACGCCATCCTCGCCGCGCGCATCGCCGTCTCAAACCTCCACAAAGAGACGAAGAAGGTGTTCAGCGAAGTGATGGAGGACCTGTACAACTACGTCAACCCTCTGAACAGACGCCACTCCCCCATGATCTCCAAGGAGACGCTCGACATCGTCCTCGAGCACAAAGACCGCCTCAACTCCGCCATAATCTTCGACAGAGATTTCTCCTACAACTTCTTTGGCTTCAAGACTCTGGAGCGCTCCTACCTGCTGAAGATCAACGGCAAAGTGGCCGAGCGACCGCAGCACATGCTCATGAGAGTGTCCGTTGGGATCCACGGCACCGACATCGACGCTGCCATCGAGACCTACAACCTCCTCTCCGAGAAGTGGTTCACCCACGCCTCCCCGACCCTCTTCAACGCCGGAACCAACCGCCCGCAGCTGTCCAGCTGCTTCCTGCTCGCCATGAAGGACGACAGCATCGAAGGCATTTACGACACGCTGAAGCAGTGCGCCCTCATCTCCAAATCGGCGGGAGGAATCGGCGTGGCGGTCAGCTGCATCAGATCGACGGGGAGCTACATCGCCGGCACCAACGGCAACTCCAACGGGCTCGTCCCCATGCTGAGGGTCTACAACAACACGGCGCGCTACGTTGACCAGGGTGGTAACAAGAGACCCGGAGCCTTCGCCATGTACCTGGAGCCCTGGCACTTCGACGTGTTCGACTTcctggagctgaagaagaacactggaaaggaggagcagagagccAGAGACCTGTTCTACGGCATGTGGATCCCAGACCTGTTCATGAAGAGGGTGGAGAGCAACGGGGACTGGTCCCTGATGTGTCCCAACGAGTGTCCCGGGCTACACGAGTGCTGGGGGGAGGAGTTTGAGAAGCTCTACACCAAATatgagaaggaggggagggtcAAGCGCGTGGTGAAGGCCCAGCAGGTGTGGTACGCCATCATCGAGTCCCAGACGGAGACGGGGACGCCATACATGCTCTACAAGGACGCCTGCAACAGGAAGAGCAACCAGCAGAACCTGGGCACCATCAAATGCAGCAACCTCTGCACGGAGATCGTCGAGTACACCAGCGACGACGAGGTGGCCGTCTGCAACCTGGCCTCCATCGCTCTCAACATGTACGTCACCCCGGACCGGACTTACGACTTCAAAAAGCTGGCACAGGTCACCAAAGTGATCGTCAAGAACCTGAACAAGATCATCGACATCAACTACTACCCCGTGCCCGAGGCGGAGAACTCCAACAAGCGCCACCGGCCGATAGGAATCGGAGTCCAGGGTTTGGCGGACGCCTTCATCCTGATGCGTCACCCGTTCGAAAGCCCGGAGGCTCAGCTGCTGAACACCCACATCTTCGAGACCATCTACTACGCCGCCCTGGAGGCGAGCTGCGAGCTGGCGGCCGAGCTCGGCCCCTACGAGACGTACGAGGGCTCCCCCGTGAGCAAGGGCGTCCTCCAGTACGACATGTGGGAGAAGACGCCGACGGACCTGTGGGACTGGAAGCTGCTGAAGGAGAAGATCGCCAAGCACGGCGTGAGGAACAGCCTGCTGCTCGCCCCCATGCCCACCGCCTCCACCGCCCAGATCCTGGGCAACAACGAGTCCATCGAACCCTACACCAGCAACATCTACACCCGCAGGGTCCTGTCGGGAGAGTTTCAGATCGTCAACCCCCACCTGCTCAAAGACCTGACGGAGAGGGGGCTGTGGAACGAGGAGATGAAGAACCAGCTGATCGCTCACAACGGATCCGTTCAG gaGATTGCTGGCATTCCCGACGATGTGAAGCAGCTGTACAAAACCGTGTGGGAAATCTCCCAGAAGACCATACTCAAGATGGCGGCCGACCGCGGCGCCTACATCGACCAGAGCCAGTCCCTGAACATCCACATCGCAGAGCCGAACTACGGCAAACTGACCAGCATGCACTTCTACGGCTGGAAGCAA GGTCTGAAGACGGGGATGTACTACCTGAGGACGAAGCCCGCCGCCAACCCCATCCAGTTCACCCTGAAcaaggagaagctgaaggaggcGCAGCCGGTCAACGGCTCGGACACTGAGGTGAAAGAGCGAAACACCGCAGCCATGGTGTGCTCCCTGCAGAACAGAGACGACTGCGTCATGTGCGGATCTTAA